One window of the Onychostoma macrolepis isolate SWU-2019 chromosome 21, ASM1243209v1, whole genome shotgun sequence genome contains the following:
- the gnrh2 gene encoding progonadoliberin-2, with product MVHICRLFVVMGMLLCLSAQFASSQHWSHGWYPGGKREIDVYDTSEVSEEMKLCEAGKCSYLRPQGRNILKTILLDAFIRDFQKRK from the exons ATGGTGCACATCTGCAGGCTGTTTGTGGTGATGGGGATGTTGCTGTGTCTAAGTGCCCAGTTTGCCAGCTCTCAGCACTGGTCTCATGGCTGGTATCCTggaggaaagagagagatagaCGTTTACGATACCTCAGAG GTTTCAGAGGAAATGAAACTCTGCGAGGCAGGAAAATGCAGCTACCTGAGACCCCAGGGAAGAAACATTCTGAAGACAATACTG CTGGATGCCTTCATACGGGATTTCCAAAAGAGAAAGTGA
- the ptpra gene encoding receptor-type tyrosine-protein phosphatase alpha isoform X1 codes for MQVSFLQGSMGVYPLLLLLHVAFVAFSTAQTLSDPSGGVLTAKPTHPPPTSPSIVTQSPPSSTPSSAPSPELVGTTGLNDSAGVVTPEVPTAPPVIAPPTVLFPTEAPAAPPTPSAASPPLTTLKTGDGETTVLATAEPTTPDPTPTQSTSEPETDTPSATTADISKPPDDGGQDDTAIMAVMVALSSLLVIVFIIIVLYMLRFKKYKQAGSHSNSFRLTNGRADDTELQSVPLLARSPSTNRKYPPLPVDKLEEEMNRRMADDNKLFREEFNALPVCPIQASCDAASKEENKEKNRYVNILPYDHSRVHLTSLEGVPDSDYINASYINGYQEKNKFIAAQGPKEETVNDFWRMIWEQNTATIVMVTNLKERKECKCAQYWPDQGCWTYGNIRVSVEDMMVLVDYTIRKFCIQQVGDVSGKKPQRLVTQFHFTSWPDFGVPFTPIGMLKFLKKVKTCNPQYAGAIVVHCSAGVGRTGTFIVIDAMLDMMGAERKVDVFGFVTRIRAQRCQMVQTDMQYVFIFQALLEHYLYGDTELEVTSLESHLNKLYAPLPGAGCGGLEAEFKKLTSIKIQNDKMRTGNLPANMKKNRVLQIIPYEFNRVIIPVKRGEENTDYINASFIDGYRQKDSYMACQGPLQHTIEDFWRMIWEWRSCSIVMLTELEERGQEKCAQYWPSDGVMVCGDMSIELKREEESESYTVRDLLVTNNRENKARAVRQFHFHGWPEVGIPSDGKGMINIIAAVQKQQQQSGNHPITVHCSAGAGRTGTFCALSTVLERVKAEGILDVFQTVKSLRLQRPHMVQTLEQYEFCYKVVQEYIDAFSDYANFK; via the exons ATGCAGGTTTCGTTTCTCCAG GGCAGTATGGGCGTGTATCCCCTGCTCCTGCTACTCCATGTGGCCTTTGTGGCCTTCAGCACGGCCCAGACACTCTCTGACCCTTCAG GTGGAGTCCTGACCGCCAAACCTACACACCCTCCTCCCACATCACCCTCCATAGTCACCCAGTCACCCCCATCATCCACCCCGTCTTCTGCACCGTCCCCTGAACTTGTTGGAACAACAGGACTCAATGACTCTGCAGGCGTGGTGACCCCAGAGGTTCCCACAGCCCCTCCTGTCATCGCCCCTCCAACTGTGCTCTTCCCTACCGAGGCACCAGCCGCCCCCCCAACCCCATCTGCTGCATCCCCGCCCCTCACCACCCTCAAAACTGGAGATGGCGAGACTACAGTTCTAGCTACAGCAGAGCCCACTACACCTGATCCGACACCCACTCAGTCCACTTCAGAGCCTGAGACAGACACCCCGTCTGCCACCACAGCTGACATCAGTAAGCCTCCAG ATGATGGTGGGCAAG ATGACACAGCGATCATGGCAGTGATGGTTGCCCTGTCCTCTCTGCTGGTCATTGTCTTCATCATCATCGTCCTGTATATGCTCAG GTTTAAGAAGTACAAGCAGGCAGGGAGCCACTCCAATTCCTTCCGCCTGACCAATGGCAGAGCTGACGACACAG AACTTCAGAGTGTGCCGCTATTGGCCCGCTCTCCTAGTACCAACAGGAAGTACCCGCCCCTTCCTGTTGACAAGCTGGAGGAGGAAATGAACCGCAGAATGGCCGATGACAATAAACTCTTCCGGGAAGAATTCAAC GCGTTGCCTGTATGTCCCATTCAGGCCTCATGTGATGCTGCCTCGAAGGAGGAGAATAAGGAGAAGAACAGATATGTCAACATCCTGCCCT ATGATCATTCTAGAGTGCATTTGACTTCTCTGGAGGGAGTTCCTGACTCAGACTACATCAATGCTTCCTACATAAAT GGATACCAGGAGAAAAACAAATTTATTGCCGCACAAG GACCAAAAGAGGAAACGGTCAATGACTTCTGGAGGATGATCTGGGAACAGAACACTGCCACCATCGTCATGGTAACCAATCTGAAAGAGAGGAAAGAG TGTAAATGTGCTCAGTACTGGCCCGACCAGGGATGCTGGACCTACGGAAATATCCGCGTGTCAGTGGAGGACATGATGGTTCTGGTTGACTATACCATCCGCAAGTTCTGCATTCAGCAG gtGGGTGATGTGTCTGGTAAGAAGCCTCAGAGGCTGGTTACACAGTTTCACTTCACCAGCTGGCCTGATTTCGGGGTTCCTTTCACTCCCATTGGCATGCTGAAGTTTCTTAAGAAGGTCAAGACCTGCAACCCACAGTATGCTGGAGCCATAGTGGTTCACTGCAG TGCGGGTGTTGGCAGGACAGGGACCTTCATCGTGATAGATGCTATGCTGGACATGATGGGGGCAGAGAGAAAGGTCGACGTCTTCGGATTTGTTACACGGATCAGAGCCCAGCGCTGTCAGATGGTCCAGACCGAT ATGCAGTATGTGTTTATATTCCAAGCTTTGCTAGAGCACTACCTGTACGGGGACACAGAGTTAGAAGTGACGTCTCTGGAGTCTCACCTGAATAAGCTGTACGCTCCTTTACCTGGAGCCGGCTGTGGAGGCCTGGAGGCAGAGTTTAAG aAACTTACCTCCATTAAAATCCAGAATGACAAGATGAGAACAGGGAACTTGCCTGCCAACATGAAGAAAAACCGTGTTTTGCAAATCATTCCAT ATGAGTTTAATAGAGTGATCATCCCTGTAAAACGAGGGGAGGAGAACACAGACTACATCAACGCCTCTTTTATAGAT ggttATAGGCAAAAGGACTCTTACATGGCATGTCAGGGGCCGCTGCAGCACACCATTGAGGACTTCTGGAGAATGATCTGGGAGTGGAGAAGCTGCTCTATCGTTATGCTGACCGAGCTGGAGGAGAGAGGACAG GAGAAGTGTGCTCAGTATTGGCCTAGTGACGGTGTGATGGTTTGTGGGGACATGTCCATTGAGTTGAAGAGGGAGGAGGAAAGTGAAAGCTACACTGTTAGGGACCTTCTCGTCACCAATAACAGA GAAAATAAGGCTCGCGCTGTTAGGCAGTTTCATTTCCACGGCTGGCCAGAGGTGGGCATCCCGTCTGACGGGAAGGGTATGATCAACATCATCGCTGCAGTTCagaaacagcagcagcagtctGGAAACCACCCAATCACTGTGCACTGCAG TGCCGGAGCAGGGCGCACAGGGACATTCTGTGCTCTGAGCACAGTCCTGGAGCGGGTGAAGGCGGAGGGCATTCTGGACGTTTTTCAGACGGTGAAGAGTCTAAGACTACAGAGACCGCACATGGTGCAGACACTG GAGCAGTATGAGTTCTGCTACAAAGTGGTCCAGGAATACATTGATGCCTTCTCTGACTACGCCAACTTCAAGTAA
- the ptpra gene encoding receptor-type tyrosine-protein phosphatase alpha isoform X2 produces the protein MNRRMADDNKLFREEFNALPVCPIQASCDAASKEENKEKNRYVNILPYDHSRVHLTSLEGVPDSDYINASYINGYQEKNKFIAAQGPKEETVNDFWRMIWEQNTATIVMVTNLKERKECKCAQYWPDQGCWTYGNIRVSVEDMMVLVDYTIRKFCIQQVGDVSGKKPQRLVTQFHFTSWPDFGVPFTPIGMLKFLKKVKTCNPQYAGAIVVHCSAGVGRTGTFIVIDAMLDMMGAERKVDVFGFVTRIRAQRCQMVQTDMQYVFIFQALLEHYLYGDTELEVTSLESHLNKLYAPLPGAGCGGLEAEFKKLTSIKIQNDKMRTGNLPANMKKNRVLQIIPYEFNRVIIPVKRGEENTDYINASFIDGYRQKDSYMACQGPLQHTIEDFWRMIWEWRSCSIVMLTELEERGQEKCAQYWPSDGVMVCGDMSIELKREEESESYTVRDLLVTNNRENKARAVRQFHFHGWPEVGIPSDGKGMINIIAAVQKQQQQSGNHPITVHCSAGAGRTGTFCALSTVLERVKAEGILDVFQTVKSLRLQRPHMVQTLEQYEFCYKVVQEYIDAFSDYANFK, from the exons ATGAACCGCAGAATGGCCGATGACAATAAACTCTTCCGGGAAGAATTCAAC GCGTTGCCTGTATGTCCCATTCAGGCCTCATGTGATGCTGCCTCGAAGGAGGAGAATAAGGAGAAGAACAGATATGTCAACATCCTGCCCT ATGATCATTCTAGAGTGCATTTGACTTCTCTGGAGGGAGTTCCTGACTCAGACTACATCAATGCTTCCTACATAAAT GGATACCAGGAGAAAAACAAATTTATTGCCGCACAAG GACCAAAAGAGGAAACGGTCAATGACTTCTGGAGGATGATCTGGGAACAGAACACTGCCACCATCGTCATGGTAACCAATCTGAAAGAGAGGAAAGAG TGTAAATGTGCTCAGTACTGGCCCGACCAGGGATGCTGGACCTACGGAAATATCCGCGTGTCAGTGGAGGACATGATGGTTCTGGTTGACTATACCATCCGCAAGTTCTGCATTCAGCAG gtGGGTGATGTGTCTGGTAAGAAGCCTCAGAGGCTGGTTACACAGTTTCACTTCACCAGCTGGCCTGATTTCGGGGTTCCTTTCACTCCCATTGGCATGCTGAAGTTTCTTAAGAAGGTCAAGACCTGCAACCCACAGTATGCTGGAGCCATAGTGGTTCACTGCAG TGCGGGTGTTGGCAGGACAGGGACCTTCATCGTGATAGATGCTATGCTGGACATGATGGGGGCAGAGAGAAAGGTCGACGTCTTCGGATTTGTTACACGGATCAGAGCCCAGCGCTGTCAGATGGTCCAGACCGAT ATGCAGTATGTGTTTATATTCCAAGCTTTGCTAGAGCACTACCTGTACGGGGACACAGAGTTAGAAGTGACGTCTCTGGAGTCTCACCTGAATAAGCTGTACGCTCCTTTACCTGGAGCCGGCTGTGGAGGCCTGGAGGCAGAGTTTAAG aAACTTACCTCCATTAAAATCCAGAATGACAAGATGAGAACAGGGAACTTGCCTGCCAACATGAAGAAAAACCGTGTTTTGCAAATCATTCCAT ATGAGTTTAATAGAGTGATCATCCCTGTAAAACGAGGGGAGGAGAACACAGACTACATCAACGCCTCTTTTATAGAT ggttATAGGCAAAAGGACTCTTACATGGCATGTCAGGGGCCGCTGCAGCACACCATTGAGGACTTCTGGAGAATGATCTGGGAGTGGAGAAGCTGCTCTATCGTTATGCTGACCGAGCTGGAGGAGAGAGGACAG GAGAAGTGTGCTCAGTATTGGCCTAGTGACGGTGTGATGGTTTGTGGGGACATGTCCATTGAGTTGAAGAGGGAGGAGGAAAGTGAAAGCTACACTGTTAGGGACCTTCTCGTCACCAATAACAGA GAAAATAAGGCTCGCGCTGTTAGGCAGTTTCATTTCCACGGCTGGCCAGAGGTGGGCATCCCGTCTGACGGGAAGGGTATGATCAACATCATCGCTGCAGTTCagaaacagcagcagcagtctGGAAACCACCCAATCACTGTGCACTGCAG TGCCGGAGCAGGGCGCACAGGGACATTCTGTGCTCTGAGCACAGTCCTGGAGCGGGTGAAGGCGGAGGGCATTCTGGACGTTTTTCAGACGGTGAAGAGTCTAAGACTACAGAGACCGCACATGGTGCAGACACTG GAGCAGTATGAGTTCTGCTACAAAGTGGTCCAGGAATACATTGATGCCTTCTCTGACTACGCCAACTTCAAGTAA